The Podarcis raffonei isolate rPodRaf1 chromosome 2, rPodRaf1.pri, whole genome shotgun sequence genome window below encodes:
- the LOC128409424 gene encoding uncharacterized protein LOC128409424, with translation MLSIAAVRQLAVHHFDVDAAYLHANLDHEVLMRQPPGFEEENGAVWRLRKAVYGLKQSGRCWNQCLNEALVKLGFKRSVADPCLYTKGTGNKYLMLLIFVDDLLVAGSSTDEIQKLTSQLEKRFKFKALGPVSNYLEVEVRQEADGSFLLSQKEKILHLIEQFGMENCKPVQTPMTPDFPKTVCDDEFDQPELYHSKIGSLLYLSQWSRPDIACATNVLSQRVSKPSTADWCALKRLIRYLKGTLNVCLKISSTQDEKLEVFFDVDWGSCVTTRKSTSGMVMMFANSIIGWKSKKQGFVATSSCEAEYGSLSLACNEIIWFIQILKDLDCKVDLPIQEYEDSQSCIALAGSEIMKSASKHIAIRHANLRDCVQNGVIKLEYCQSHIADLFTKPLPATCHNELMTKLGLCI, from the exons ATGCTCTCTATTGCTGCTGTAAGACAACTAGCAGTGCACCATTTTGATGTTGATGCTGCATATCTGCATGCAAATTTAGACCATGAAGTGTTAATGAGACAACCCCCTGGTTTTGAAGAGGAGAATGGTGCAGTCTGGcgtttgagaaaggctgtttatggtctcaaacaaagtggAAGGTGTTGGAACCAGTGTTTAAATGAAGCCCTTGTAAAACTTGGTTTTAAAAGGAGTGTGGCTGATCCATGCCTGTACACCAAGGGGACAGGCAACAAATATCTAATGCTCTTAATCTTTGTTGATGATTTGcttgtagcagggagttccacagatgagaTCCAGAAGCTCACAAGTCAACTGGAAAAGAGGTTTAAGTTTAAAGCCTTGGGGCCTGTAAGCAATTACTTGGAAGTAGAAGTAAGGCAGGAAGCTGATGGAAGCTTTCTTTTAAGCCAGAAAGAGAAAATTCTTCATTTGATAGAGCAGTTTGGCATGGAAAACTGCAAGCCAGTTCAGACTCCCATGACACCAGATTTCCCAAAGACAGTGTGTGATGATGAATTTGATCAGCCTGAGTTGTATCACTCAAAAATAGGATCACTGTTGTATTTAAGCCAGTGGTCAAGGCCAGACATTGCATGTGCTACAAATGTTCTGAGCCAACGTGTATCTAAACCCAGTACTGCCGATTGGTGTGCTTTGAAAAGGCTTATCAGATac ctaaAGGGGACATTAAATGTATGTTTAAAGATATCTAGTACACAAGATGAAAAACTAGAAGTATTTTTTGATGTGGACTGGGGAAGCTGTGTAACTACTAGAAAATCTACAAGTGGAATGGTTATGATGTTTGCCAATTCCATAATTGgatggaagtcaaagaaacaaggatttgttGCAACCTCATCCTGTGAGGCAGAATATGGGAGCCTGTCGCTAGCATGCAATGAAATCATATGGTTTATACAGATACTAAAAGATCTAGATTGTAAAGTAGATTTGCCTATCCAAGAGTATGAAGATAGCCAATCGTGCATTGCATTAGCGGGCTCGGAAATAATGAAATCCGCATCAAAACATATTGCTATCCGTCATGCGAATTTGAGAGATTGTGTACAGAATGGGGTAATCAAACTGGAGTATTGTCAGTCACATATTGCTGATTTGTTTACCAAGCCTTTGCCAGCAACATGTCATAATGAATTGATGACAAAACTGGGTTTATGTATATAG
- the LOC128409386 gene encoding zinc finger protein 135-like isoform X2, translated as MECGKNFRQTSSLTLHHLTHMSEKPYKCMQCGWRCSMSRQLTVHQRIHATEKPFKCIECGKSFCHSITLNNHQRTHTGEKPFKCIECGKSFCHSITLSKHLRTHTGEKPFKCMECGKSFTHNRNLSIHLQTHTGKKPFKCMECGKSFRSGGHLNLHHITHTGEKPFKCMDCGKSFTRNGTLKRHVWTHTGEKPFKCTECGKGFRKSLSLNRHHQTHLGEKPYKCMQCGKSFTYKTNLTNHQRTHTGEKPFKCMDCGKSFTHNRNLSNHQLTHTGEKPFKCMDCGKSFTHNGNLRKHLRTHAGEKPFKCMDCGKSFTHNGNLSKHLQTHTGEKPFKCIKCGKSFTHNGNLTMHLQTHAGEKPFKCMDCGKSFTHNGNLSKHLQTHTGEKPFKCMECGKSFNNLTKHQWTHKGRNI; from the exons atggagtgtggaaagaacttcagacaAACTTCATCTCTTACTTTACATCATCTAACTCACATGAGTGAGAAACCCTACAAATGTATGCAGTGTGGATGGAGATGCAGTATGAGTAGACAACTTACTGTACATCAAAGGATTCACGCAacagaaaaaccatttaaatgtatagagtgtggaaagagcttctgtcaTAGCATAACGCTAAACaaccatcaacggactcacacaggggagaaaccatttaaatgtatagagtgtggaaagagcttctgtcaTAGCATAACGCTAAGCAAGCAtctacggactcacacaggggagaaaccatttaaatgtatggaatgcggaaagagcttcacacataATAGAAACCTTAGCATACATCTACAGACtcatacagggaagaaaccatttaaatgtatggaatgtggaaagagctttcgttcaGGTGGTCATCTGAATTTACATCAtataactcacacaggggagaaaccatttaaatgtatggactgcggaaagagcttcacacgTAATGGAACCCTTAAAAGACATgtatggactcacacaggggagaaaccatttaaatgtacggAGTGTGGAAAAGGCTTCCGTAAGAGTTTATCACTTAATAGACATCATCAAACTCACTTGGGTGAAAAACCCTACAAATGTatgcagtgtggaaagagcttcacatatAAGACAAACCTTACCAACCATCAAcggacccacacaggggagaaaccgtttaaatgtatggactgcggaaagagcttcacacataATAGAAACCTTAGCAACCATCAGctgacccacacaggggagaaaccatttaaatgtatggactgcggaaagagcttcacacataatggaaaccttagaaaacatctacGAACTCAcgctggggagaaaccatttaaatgtatggactgcggaaagagcttcacacataatggaaaccttagcaAACATCTACAGactcatacaggtgagaaaccatttaaatgtatcaaatgtggaaagagcttcacacataATGGAAACCTTACCATGCATCTACAGACTCAcgctggggagaaaccatttaaatgtatggactgtggaaagagcttcacacataatggaaaccttagcaAACATCTACAGactcatacaggtgagaaaccatttaaatgtatggagtgtggaaagagcttcaaca accttacaaaacatcaatggactcacaaaGGAAGAAACATTTAA
- the LOC128409386 gene encoding zinc finger protein 665-like isoform X1 has product MECGKNFRQTSSLTLHHLTHMSEKPYKCMQCGWRCSMSRQLTVHQRIHATEKPFKCIECGKSFCHSITLNNHQRTHTGEKPFKCIECGKSFCHSITLSKHLRTHTGEKPFKCMECGKSFTHNRNLSIHLQTHTGKKPFKCMECGKSFRSGGHLNLHHITHTGEKPFKCMDCGKSFTRNGTLKRHVWTHTGEKPFKCTECGKGFRKSLSLNRHHQTHLGEKPYKCMQCGKSFTYKTNLTNHQRTHTGEKPFKCMDCGKSFTHNRNLSNHQLTHTGEKPFKCMDCGKSFTHNGNLRKHLRTHAGEKPFKCMDCGKSFTHNGNLSKHLQTHTGEKPFKCIKCGKSFTHNGNLTMHLQTHAGEKPFKCMDCGKSFTHNGNLSKHLQTHTGEKPFKCMDCGKSFTHNGNLRKHLRSHTGEKPFKCMECGKSFSQSSSLNRHHRTHTGEKPFKCMECGKSFGQKGTLRVHQQTCTGEKPFKCMECGGSFCHSGMLSNHQRTHTGEKPYTANV; this is encoded by the exons atggagtgtggaaagaacttcagacaAACTTCATCTCTTACTTTACATCATCTAACTCACATGAGTGAGAAACCCTACAAATGTATGCAGTGTGGATGGAGATGCAGTATGAGTAGACAACTTACTGTACATCAAAGGATTCACGCAacagaaaaaccatttaaatgtatagagtgtggaaagagcttctgtcaTAGCATAACGCTAAACaaccatcaacggactcacacaggggagaaaccatttaaatgtatagagtgtggaaagagcttctgtcaTAGCATAACGCTAAGCAAGCAtctacggactcacacaggggagaaaccatttaaatgtatggaatgcggaaagagcttcacacataATAGAAACCTTAGCATACATCTACAGACtcatacagggaagaaaccatttaaatgtatggaatgtggaaagagctttcgttcaGGTGGTCATCTGAATTTACATCAtataactcacacaggggagaaaccatttaaatgtatggactgcggaaagagcttcacacgTAATGGAACCCTTAAAAGACATgtatggactcacacaggggagaaaccatttaaatgtacggAGTGTGGAAAAGGCTTCCGTAAGAGTTTATCACTTAATAGACATCATCAAACTCACTTGGGTGAAAAACCCTACAAATGTatgcagtgtggaaagagcttcacatatAAGACAAACCTTACCAACCATCAAcggacccacacaggggagaaaccgtttaaatgtatggactgcggaaagagcttcacacataATAGAAACCTTAGCAACCATCAGctgacccacacaggggagaaaccatttaaatgtatggactgcggaaagagcttcacacataatggaaaccttagaaaacatctacGAACTCAcgctggggagaaaccatttaaatgtatggactgcggaaagagcttcacacataatggaaaccttagcaAACATCTACAGactcatacaggtgagaaaccatttaaatgtatcaaatgtggaaagagcttcacacataATGGAAACCTTACCATGCATCTACAGACTCAcgctggggagaaaccatttaaatgtatggactgtggaaagagcttcacacataatggaaaccttagcaAACATCTACAGactcatacag gggagaaaccatttaaatgtatggactgcggaaagagcttcacacataatggaaaccttagaaaacatctacggagtcacacaggggagaaaccatttaaatgtatggagtgtggaaaaagcttcagtcagagttctTCACTTAATAGACATCATCGAacgcacacaggggagaaaccatttaaatgtatggagtgtggaaagagcttcggtcAAAAGGGAACTCTAAGAGTACATCAACAGACTTGCACGggagaaaaaccatttaaatgtatggagtgtggaggGAGCTTCTGTCATAGCGGAATGCTAAGTAATCATcaaaggactcacacaggggagaaaccttatacaGCAAATGTAtga